A section of the Thermodesulfobacteriota bacterium genome encodes:
- a CDS encoding class I SAM-dependent methyltransferase → MDSSYIKKRDAKSISRYRLKKRIHQIEKVLLDLTNGKAEGILDIGTADGRVLAEITSRFSFTKVVGIEILPDFAKIARQKINWVIQAKGECLPLKKDSFGVILATAVIEHIKETSLFLDECFNVLKSEGFLIITLPNPFFDFINGLFVNTYHVQRFTLGKIKQLLKAHNFKIEEATHFMISPFFQFPFETIIEKFFRKIKMDFLLFNQLIVARKL, encoded by the coding sequence ATGGATTCAAGTTATATAAAAAAACGAGATGCGAAATCGATAAGTCGGTATCGACTAAAGAAAAGAATACATCAGATTGAAAAAGTTTTATTAGACCTAACTAATGGTAAAGCAGAGGGTATTTTAGATATAGGAACTGCTGATGGTCGGGTACTAGCTGAAATTACCAGCAGGTTTTCCTTTACAAAAGTCGTCGGAATAGAAATATTGCCCGATTTTGCAAAGATAGCACGTCAAAAAATTAATTGGGTTATTCAAGCAAAAGGTGAATGTCTCCCTTTAAAAAAAGATAGTTTCGGGGTAATACTAGCGACAGCAGTAATTGAACATATTAAAGAAACATCCCTCTTTTTAGACGAATGCTTCAACGTACTTAAGTCTGAAGGATTTCTTATAATTACACTACCGAATCCCTTTTTTGATTTTATTAATGGACTCTTTGTAAATACATACCATGTCCAAAGGTTTACCCTGGGTAAGATTAAACAGTTATTAAAAGCACATAATTTTAAAATAGAAGAAGCTACTCACTTTATGATTTCTCCTTTTTTCCAATTTCCTTTTGAAACAATCATAGAAAAATTTTTTAGAAAAATAAAAATGGATTTTCTTCTTTTTAATCAACTAATTGTAGCCAGAAAATTATAA
- a CDS encoding O-antigen ligase family protein, with protein MAGTDQKDRGSKIILVAISFIFIGTAFLTGSRRITGILFSLFIIAAKFGRNRTMSVIKYATFCGFIIFFLVSLITTIFVIFPVKVEFDKLTKKVQVNLSYSYSLHFLQPITSLNMFKKHPLIGVGIGTYNQNFGDNVEWEKVKSNYGFEAYPEFVRLVKDKTLNFDPHSVYLGSLAETGIAGLVGVLIFFSNIIYLLTKKIRLATERVNQNVLWCVLAGIIGFLLNGFTIDLLTMRHFWFLIGIGLTPLLLHKTESSTHPSYLKTQ; from the coding sequence ATGGCAGGTACAGACCAAAAAGACAGGGGTTCTAAAATTATTTTAGTGGCAATCTCTTTCATTTTCATAGGAACAGCCTTCCTTACAGGTTCTCGAAGAATAACCGGAATTTTGTTCAGCCTCTTTATTATCGCAGCAAAATTTGGACGGAATAGGACAATGTCTGTAATCAAATATGCCACCTTCTGCGGATTTATAATATTTTTTCTCGTCTCATTGATAACAACTATCTTCGTAATTTTCCCCGTTAAAGTTGAATTTGATAAGTTAACCAAAAAAGTACAGGTCAACTTATCTTATTCATATAGCCTGCATTTTCTGCAACCGATAACCTCTTTGAACATGTTTAAAAAACATCCTTTGATTGGAGTTGGGATAGGAACCTACAACCAAAATTTCGGAGACAACGTTGAATGGGAAAAGGTGAAATCCAATTATGGTTTTGAGGCATATCCCGAATTTGTTAGACTTGTAAAAGACAAAACTCTAAACTTCGATCCGCATTCCGTTTATTTAGGTTCATTGGCTGAAACAGGTATTGCCGGTCTAGTTGGGGTATTGATCTTTTTCTCTAATATAATATATCTTTTAACAAAAAAAATAAGGCTAGCTACGGAAAGAGTAAATCAAAACGTTTTATGGTGCGTACTGGCAGGCATAATTGGATTTCTTTTAAATGGTTTTACAATTGACCTTTTGACTATGAGACACTTCTGGTTTTTAATAGGTATAGGTCTCACCCCTCTTCTCCTCCACAAAACAGAATCTTCAACTCACCCATCCTATCTTAAAACTCAATAG
- a CDS encoding glycosyltransferase — MKITLIFPPYSPKIFSENLSTVDEEFAIAPPIILAYVAAILEKHSHEVMLLDARVLNMSKEQALERIRGFNPDMIGFRAETYHFHDSLEWVSYLKSYLNIPVVTGGVNMTLYPKETLSHDAIDYGIIGEAIESLPRLISALENNDDFSSIPGVAYKTQEGSVVINPPSNNLVDFDSYPYPARHLLPNDQYYSFISQRKNFTIMLTSTGCPFRCTFCAIPRVHRVRSPQSVIDEIDMCYKDFNIREIDFFDAVLFTPRKRILEIFHLLKERKYDLEWSCRARVDIVDDEVLREAAAAGCRQIYYGIESVDEKVLDAVNKNIVPKKVIRALELTRKYNISSMGFFMVGNAGDTCNTVRKTIEFSKKLDLDFIQVCRTIAKPGTDLDKQMVEFTGKDLWREHVSGKKIDKRLPSPWSDLSELEKALLTKEFYMKFYFRPKIIARRLKMLKSFEEFKRYVRVGIKMIVQKSQIPSIVTDTTEAEKMLEISKTYLDEVKNLKVSVVVPTYNEKDNIVPIISKVLDVLPDANIVIVDDKSPDGTGDIAEGIAKEKSNVHVIHRTGKRGLGFAYKDGFKYILDNLDSDYIFEMDADFSHNPWYLPLFLYYAQSYDLVTGTRFFDRVSIKDRTLWRNVISKTTKWFVNILTDINLTDVTTGFKCFQRKILEKIDLDNIKSKGYAFQIEGSYYVRRLKGRIKEIPILFIERSVGCSKMSWRIMFEGMFLIFKLTLKRFIRNKIRHRI; from the coding sequence ATGAAAATAACACTCATATTTCCACCGTATTCTCCTAAAATATTTTCCGAGAATTTAAGTACGGTAGATGAGGAGTTTGCCATTGCACCACCGATAATACTGGCTTATGTAGCTGCTATACTTGAGAAACACTCTCATGAAGTAATGCTACTTGACGCCCGTGTCCTAAATATGTCAAAGGAGCAAGCTCTGGAAAGGATTAGAGGGTTTAATCCTGATATGATTGGATTTCGGGCAGAGACATACCATTTTCACGATTCATTGGAATGGGTAAGTTACCTGAAATCATACCTGAATATACCGGTGGTTACTGGCGGAGTTAATATGACGCTGTATCCAAAAGAGACGCTTTCTCATGATGCGATAGATTACGGTATCATAGGGGAGGCTATAGAGTCCTTACCCAGGCTTATATCGGCTTTGGAAAATAACGATGACTTCAGCAGTATTCCTGGGGTTGCATACAAGACACAGGAAGGTTCTGTTGTAATAAATCCGCCTTCGAATAACCTTGTGGACTTCGATTCTTACCCGTATCCGGCCAGGCATCTTCTCCCGAATGATCAGTATTATTCGTTTATATCACAAAGGAAAAATTTCACTATTATGCTTACAAGCACAGGGTGTCCTTTCAGGTGTACATTCTGTGCCATTCCCAGAGTTCACAGGGTAAGGTCACCCCAGAGCGTTATTGATGAAATAGATATGTGTTACAAAGATTTTAACATCAGAGAAATAGATTTCTTTGATGCTGTGCTCTTTACGCCCCGCAAAAGGATACTGGAAATATTTCATCTTCTAAAGGAACGCAAGTATGATCTGGAGTGGTCATGCCGGGCTCGTGTTGATATCGTTGATGATGAGGTTCTAAGGGAGGCAGCTGCTGCAGGCTGCCGTCAGATATATTATGGAATTGAGTCAGTCGATGAGAAGGTTCTTGATGCTGTTAACAAGAATATAGTGCCCAAAAAGGTTATCCGTGCCCTTGAACTTACGAGGAAATACAACATAAGCAGCATGGGATTTTTTATGGTTGGAAATGCCGGGGACACATGCAACACCGTCAGAAAAACAATTGAATTTTCAAAAAAACTTGATCTGGATTTTATCCAGGTATGCAGGACTATCGCCAAACCAGGAACGGACCTTGACAAACAAATGGTAGAGTTTACAGGGAAAGACCTGTGGAGAGAACATGTCTCAGGGAAAAAGATTGATAAGCGCCTTCCTTCCCCATGGTCTGATTTGAGTGAACTGGAAAAGGCTTTATTAACTAAAGAGTTTTACATGAAGTTCTATTTCAGGCCTAAGATTATAGCCAGAAGGCTCAAGATGTTGAAGTCATTTGAAGAATTCAAAAGATATGTCAGGGTTGGGATAAAAATGATTGTACAGAAATCACAAATTCCTTCTATAGTTACTGACACTACTGAGGCTGAAAAAATGCTGGAAATAAGTAAAACTTATTTGGATGAAGTAAAAAACCTGAAAGTCTCTGTAGTCGTCCCTACATATAATGAAAAAGACAATATCGTTCCAATAATATCAAAAGTTTTAGATGTTTTACCAGATGCCAATATTGTTATAGTTGATGACAAATCTCCTGACGGCACAGGTGACATTGCCGAGGGAATTGCAAAAGAAAAAAGCAATGTTCATGTGATTCACCGAACGGGAAAGAGGGGTTTGGGGTTCGCTTATAAGGATGGTTTTAAATATATATTAGACAATTTGGATTCGGATTATATATTTGAGATGGATGCCGATTTTTCCCATAATCCATGGTATCTACCATTGTTTTTGTATTATGCACAAAGCTATGACCTGGTTACTGGAACACGTTTTTTTGACAGGGTTAGTATAAAAGACAGGACTCTGTGGAGAAATGTAATATCCAAGACTACCAAATGGTTTGTGAACATTCTTACAGACATAAACCTGACAGATGTAACTACAGGGTTTAAGTGTTTCCAGAGAAAGATACTTGAAAAAATAGATTTGGATAACATTAAATCCAAAGGTTATGCTTTTCAAATAGAAGGTTCGTATTATGTAAGAAGGCTCAAAGGCAGGATAAAAGAAATCCCTATCCTGTTTATAGAGCGTAGCGTTGGCTGTTCAAAGATGTCATGGCGAATTATGTTTGAAGGGATGTTCTTGATCTTTAAACTTACATTGAAAAGGTTCATCCGCAACAAAATTAGACATAGAATTTAA